One part of the Anaeromyxobacter sp. Fw109-5 genome encodes these proteins:
- a CDS encoding lactate racemase domain-containing protein, protein MRDPKSLARFYETTEQIVTIDADSPPRVLFSGEDLLLEDLPVGTRVIYPKPPLEGLPNVKAAIRSAINRPEGCDPLHALLKPGMRVTVAIDDISLPLPPMRTPDVRQQVLEVILPLLEESGVDDVHLVIAIALHRRMTEDEMRRMVGDRIFDAYYPDRYYNHDAEDPEGCVVLGTTAHGEKVIVNRRAAESDLLIYVNLNLVPMDGGHKSVSTGLTNYEGVKAHHTPHHIRKSHSYMDPERSEMHRSVDRIGRYVDANLNVFHIETTINNRMFDGPLEFLMKREEDYTELDRLKLAGMRAALKRLPPVAKRKLFQAVPAPYDVIAVHAGRTEPTHAKILEKSWAQYAVDVDFQADVLIYGIPYVSPYNVNSILNPLLVQVMACGYFFNFYRGKPLVKKGGTLIVTHPCSDVFDPEHHPSYIEFFHRLLPETRDAQVLEARYERELAENPTYVHMYRTGHAYHGAHPFFMWYWGENGRQHVGKVIAAGADNAHVPRMMGWDHAESLSEAIDMARAIHGRSAQIALLHHPPIVMTQNLG, encoded by the coding sequence ATGCGTGACCCGAAGAGCCTCGCGCGCTTCTACGAGACCACCGAGCAGATCGTCACCATCGACGCGGACTCGCCGCCGCGGGTGCTCTTCTCGGGGGAGGACCTGCTGCTCGAGGACCTCCCCGTCGGCACGCGCGTCATCTATCCCAAGCCTCCGCTCGAGGGGCTGCCCAACGTGAAGGCGGCGATCCGCAGCGCCATCAACCGTCCGGAGGGCTGCGACCCGCTCCACGCCCTCCTGAAGCCCGGCATGCGCGTCACCGTCGCCATCGACGACATCTCGCTGCCGCTGCCCCCCATGCGGACGCCGGACGTGCGCCAGCAGGTGCTCGAGGTCATCCTGCCCCTGCTCGAGGAGTCGGGCGTCGACGACGTGCACCTCGTCATCGCCATCGCGCTCCACCGCCGCATGACGGAGGACGAGATGCGGCGCATGGTGGGCGATCGCATCTTCGACGCCTACTACCCCGACCGCTACTACAACCACGACGCGGAGGACCCGGAGGGCTGCGTGGTCCTCGGCACCACCGCCCACGGCGAGAAGGTCATCGTGAACCGCCGCGCCGCGGAGTCCGATCTCCTCATCTACGTGAACCTGAACCTCGTCCCCATGGACGGCGGCCACAAGTCGGTCTCGACCGGGCTCACGAACTACGAGGGGGTGAAGGCGCACCACACGCCGCACCACATCCGCAAGAGCCACTCGTACATGGATCCCGAGCGGTCGGAGATGCACCGCTCGGTGGACCGGATCGGCCGCTACGTCGACGCGAACCTGAACGTCTTCCACATCGAGACGACCATCAACAACCGGATGTTCGACGGGCCGCTCGAGTTCCTCATGAAGCGGGAGGAGGACTACACCGAGCTCGATCGGCTCAAGCTCGCGGGGATGCGCGCGGCCCTCAAGCGGCTGCCGCCCGTCGCGAAGCGCAAGCTCTTCCAGGCGGTGCCGGCGCCGTACGACGTCATCGCGGTGCACGCGGGGAGGACCGAGCCCACGCACGCGAAGATCCTCGAGAAGAGCTGGGCCCAGTACGCGGTCGACGTGGACTTCCAGGCCGACGTGCTCATCTACGGGATCCCGTACGTCTCGCCGTACAACGTGAACTCCATCCTGAACCCGCTGCTCGTCCAGGTGATGGCCTGCGGGTACTTCTTCAACTTCTACCGGGGCAAGCCGCTCGTGAAGAAGGGCGGCACGCTCATCGTGACGCACCCGTGCTCCGACGTGTTCGATCCCGAGCACCACCCGAGCTACATCGAGTTCTTCCATCGGCTGCTGCCGGAGACCCGTGACGCGCAGGTGCTCGAGGCCCGCTACGAGCGCGAGCTCGCCGAGAACCCGACGTACGTGCACATGTACCGGACCGGCCACGCGTACCACGGCGCGCACCCGTTCTTCATGTGGTACTGGGGCGAGAACGGCCGCCAGCACGTCGGCAAGGTGATCGCCGCCGGCGCGGACAACGCGCACGTCCCGCGGATGATGGGCTGGGATCACGCGGAGTCGCTCTCCGAGGCGATCGACATGGCCCGCGCCATCCACGGCCGCAGCGCGCAGATCGCGCTGCTCCACCACCCGCCCATCGTCATGACGCAGAACCTCGGATGA
- a CDS encoding HAD family phosphatase, which translates to MAEPGRAAFFDVDGTLVRTNIVHAFAFYAMNQGSILGTAFQTARTVLSVPLFAAADKVNRKVFNELFYRYYTGQSEDRLETLAEELFEDVLRPAIYPGTPRLVDETRRAGCRVVLVTGALDFTVRRLAEHLGADDLIANRMRFVQGVATGRVIPPIIEGAHKALAIRDYCVREGLALEKSFAYSDSFSDYPMLAVVGHPAAVNPDARLARVARAYEWPVLRTTET; encoded by the coding sequence ATGGCGGAACCGGGGCGGGCCGCGTTCTTCGACGTGGACGGAACGCTCGTGCGCACGAACATCGTGCACGCGTTCGCGTTCTACGCGATGAACCAGGGGTCGATCCTCGGCACGGCCTTTCAGACCGCGCGCACGGTGCTGTCGGTCCCGCTCTTCGCCGCCGCGGACAAGGTCAACCGGAAGGTCTTCAACGAGCTCTTCTACCGGTACTACACCGGACAGAGCGAGGACCGCCTCGAGACCCTCGCGGAGGAGCTCTTCGAGGACGTGCTGAGGCCGGCCATCTACCCGGGCACGCCGCGCCTCGTCGACGAGACCCGCCGCGCCGGGTGCCGCGTCGTGCTGGTGACTGGCGCGCTCGACTTCACGGTGCGGCGGCTGGCCGAGCACCTCGGCGCCGACGACCTCATCGCGAACCGCATGCGCTTCGTGCAGGGCGTCGCGACGGGCCGGGTGATCCCCCCCATCATCGAGGGGGCGCACAAGGCGCTGGCGATCCGCGACTACTGCGTGCGCGAGGGGCTCGCGCTCGAGAAGAGCTTCGCCTACTCGGACTCGTTCTCCGACTACCCCATGCTCGCGGTGGTGGGCCATCCGGCCGCGGTGAACCCGGACGCGCGGCTCGCCCGCGTGGCCCGGGCGTACGAGTGGCCCGTCCTCAGGACCACGGAGACGTGA
- a CDS encoding NAD(P)-dependent oxidoreductase translates to MRALVTGAAGFLGTALVRHLSARGDRVRALVRGPAPALEALPHVDVVSGDVTSAASLRAAVRGCAVVFHLAGVRRATDPAEFLRVNAGSTRLALDACLAEAPGLGRFVLAGSIAAAGPSRTPRREDEPLEPIEPYGASKAEAERIAFSFADRLPVSVARPPRIMGPGDRENLFFFRLARAGVAIGFRGAPRPLSWIDVDDCARGLVALAQRPEAVGQAFFLASPETTDALSIQLEAARALGARVRAVHLPPLAVRGAAAVAELVTHLTGRRLPLNRKLAAQVLAPGWVCDPGKARERLGFEAPTPLAESIARAVAWYRARGWL, encoded by the coding sequence ATGCGCGCCCTCGTCACCGGAGCGGCAGGGTTCCTCGGGACCGCGCTGGTGCGCCACCTGTCCGCGCGCGGCGACCGCGTGCGGGCGCTGGTCCGCGGCCCCGCGCCCGCGCTCGAGGCGCTGCCCCACGTCGACGTGGTCTCCGGCGACGTGACCAGCGCCGCCTCGCTCCGCGCGGCGGTGCGAGGTTGCGCGGTCGTGTTCCACCTGGCGGGCGTCCGGCGCGCGACCGACCCGGCCGAGTTCCTGCGAGTGAATGCCGGCTCGACCCGCCTCGCCCTCGACGCTTGCCTCGCCGAGGCCCCCGGCCTCGGCCGGTTCGTGCTCGCTGGCTCGATCGCCGCGGCCGGCCCGTCGCGGACGCCGCGCCGGGAGGACGAGCCGCTCGAGCCGATCGAGCCGTACGGCGCGTCGAAGGCGGAGGCGGAGCGGATCGCCTTCTCGTTCGCCGATCGACTCCCCGTGAGCGTCGCGCGACCGCCGCGCATCATGGGCCCGGGCGACCGCGAGAACCTGTTCTTCTTCCGGCTCGCGCGCGCCGGCGTGGCGATCGGGTTCCGCGGCGCTCCACGCCCGCTCTCCTGGATCGACGTGGACGACTGCGCGCGCGGGCTCGTCGCGCTCGCGCAGCGACCCGAGGCGGTGGGCCAGGCCTTCTTCCTCGCCTCGCCGGAGACCACCGACGCGCTCTCGATCCAGCTGGAGGCCGCCCGCGCGCTCGGCGCGCGGGTCCGGGCGGTGCACTTGCCGCCGCTCGCCGTCCGTGGCGCCGCCGCCGTCGCGGAGCTCGTCACCCACCTCACGGGGCGCCGCCTCCCGCTCAACCGCAAGCTCGCGGCGCAGGTGCTCGCGCCGGGGTGGGTGTGCGATCCCGGCAAGGCGCGCGAGCGGCTCGGCTTCGAGGCGCCCACGCCGCTCGCCGAGTCGATCGCGCGCGCCGTCGCCTGGTATCGCGCGCGCGGCTGGCTCTGA